Genomic window (bacterium):
ATGAGCGGTCAACGCCCGAGGTGAGCGCGGGGTCGCGCGGATCGGCGCGGCAGACAGATCCCGAAGGAGTTTCATCGTGATGGGAACCGAGCATGTGAAGTTCGGCGTCCGGCTGCTCGACGATCTCGGCGGCGTCCGTGACCTGGTGGCGCTCGGCCAGTTGGCCGAGCAGCTGGGGTTCGACAGCCTCTGGTGCCCGAACGGTCTGTTCCGCTTGAACTCGTGGGTACTGGACGCGGCCCTCGCCCAGGCAACGTCCCGGATTGGACTGTTCGCCGGCACCAACGTCTACACCACCGATCCGGCCGAGATCGCGACGTTCCTCGCGACCCTCGATGACATCGCCCAGGGACGGGCAAGCGTGTCCAT
Coding sequences:
- a CDS encoding LLM class flavin-dependent oxidoreductase, with the translated sequence MGTEHVKFGVRLLDDLGGVRDLVALGQLAEQLGFDSLWCPNGLFRLNSWVLDAALAQATSRIGLFAGTNVYTTDPAEIATFLATLDDIAQGRASVSIGLHNTDTITWVGMHGSDVLQRVREATDIVRRLLRGEVVAYGGQVYRWTEKAYLRVKPYRADVPILICPVG